A region from the Lentimonas sp. CC4 genome encodes:
- a CDS encoding protein arginine kinase: MIESLINDDCAELVQAAKKAAPVVLSTRIRLARNLVGSPFPERADVLQRRDVLTRCTDQISALPQMDKGTFLDISDLTALEKQVLVERHLISRELCDGEEGTGVYINKGQTCSVMINEEDHLRIQFLKTGFNLKSVWKLIDAFDSELEKTIDVAFSPDFGYLTACPTNLGTGLRASVMMHLPGLVIAGQMERVIRAVNQLGITVRGLFGEGSDASGHIFQISNQQTLGESETEILERLANVLKTIIDHELNARCKYLEENRAKMLDQIGRASGILRNSHVISSDEALNLLSFIRLAVDFGMLPESSRADVDRLVIECQPGHVQYAAHEGIEPDARDIARANKLREEFANLPALAFDKLEESE, encoded by the coding sequence ATGATCGAGTCACTTATTAATGATGATTGCGCGGAACTCGTGCAGGCGGCAAAGAAGGCCGCTCCTGTGGTGCTAAGCACTCGTATTCGACTTGCTCGTAATTTGGTTGGCTCACCGTTTCCTGAGCGTGCGGATGTTTTACAGCGCCGTGATGTGCTCACTCGTTGCACCGATCAAATCAGTGCGTTGCCGCAGATGGATAAAGGCACATTTCTCGATATTTCTGATCTCACCGCCTTGGAGAAGCAAGTGCTGGTGGAGCGTCATTTGATTAGTCGTGAATTGTGTGACGGCGAAGAGGGCACTGGCGTGTATATCAACAAGGGGCAGACTTGCTCGGTGATGATTAATGAGGAGGATCACCTGCGTATTCAGTTTCTGAAGACGGGCTTCAATTTAAAGTCAGTCTGGAAGTTAATTGATGCGTTTGACTCGGAGCTGGAGAAGACGATCGATGTGGCATTTTCGCCTGATTTTGGGTATCTAACCGCATGTCCGACGAATTTGGGCACTGGCCTACGTGCTTCAGTGATGATGCATCTTCCGGGCTTGGTGATTGCGGGGCAAATGGAGCGTGTCATTCGCGCGGTGAATCAGCTCGGGATCACGGTGCGGGGGCTCTTTGGTGAAGGTTCAGATGCGAGTGGGCACATTTTTCAGATATCGAATCAGCAGACGCTTGGAGAGAGTGAAACTGAGATCCTTGAGCGTTTGGCCAATGTGCTGAAGACGATCATCGACCACGAGTTGAATGCACGTTGTAAGTATCTCGAAGAGAATCGCGCGAAGATGCTGGATCAGATTGGCCGCGCTTCTGGAATCCTTAGAAATTCGCACGTTATTTCCTCAGATGAGGCGCTAAACTTACTTTCCTTTATTCGTCTCGCGGTAGATTTTGGAATGTTGCCTGAGTCAAGCCGTGCCGATGTTGATCGGCTTGTGATTGAGTGCCAGCCAGGGCATGTGCAGTATGCTGCTCACGAAGGAATCGAGCCCGATGCGCGCGATATTGCGCGTGCGAATAAACTTAGGGAAGAATTTGCGAACCTACCGGCTCTAGCTTTTGACAAACTTGAAGAATCGGAATAA
- a CDS encoding UvrB/UvrC motif-containing protein translates to MADNLKCSICNKEATVHLTQIVNNKIHKVDLCESCAQKKGVTDPEGFSLADMLSKTPLAPTSGEAQEVCPNCGQGTADFRVTGRLGCSECFEVFKALVLPVLEDMHAGTTHKGKVPTVALSRQSSKIQLKNLHDALARAVAEEAYEEAAKFRDQIKAIKEANELEVSPK, encoded by the coding sequence ATGGCTGATAATCTGAAGTGCAGCATCTGTAATAAAGAGGCGACCGTGCATCTGACGCAGATCGTGAACAACAAGATCCACAAAGTGGATCTATGTGAGTCTTGTGCCCAGAAGAAAGGTGTGACTGACCCAGAGGGTTTTTCGTTGGCAGATATGCTATCGAAGACCCCGCTTGCTCCGACTTCAGGGGAGGCGCAGGAGGTGTGTCCGAACTGTGGTCAAGGGACGGCTGACTTTCGTGTCACTGGTCGGCTTGGTTGCTCTGAGTGTTTTGAAGTTTTTAAAGCATTGGTGCTTCCAGTGCTTGAAGATATGCATGCTGGCACGACGCATAAGGGCAAGGTGCCTACTGTCGCGTTGAGTCGACAATCGAGCAAGATACAGTTAAAGAACTTGCACGATGCGCTGGCACGTGCGGTCGCTGAGGAAGCCTATGAGGAAGCAGCAAAGTTCCGCGATCAGATCAAAGCGATTAAGGAGGCTAATGAGCTGGAGGTATCGCCTAAATGA
- the ilvE gene encoding branched-chain-amino-acid transaminase, with amino-acid sequence MKIYMNDKLVDQDEAKVSVFDHGLLYGDGIFEGIRLYDGCVFKLDEHLERLEYSAKAIMLELSWTRQEISDAVCETCRANGLKNGYIRLVVTRGVGSLGLSIKNCDKPQLIIIADTIQLYPQEFYDNGLKIITVPTRRCNPSALPPAVKSLNYLNNILAKIEAQHLGYHEAIMLNDQGYIAECTGDNVFIVHKGELITPAASSGALKGITRDTALAIADELGIPWREANMTRYDVWVADEVFLTGTAAEIVPIVEIDARVIGDGKPGPITAKFLESFHRRVSIEGTML; translated from the coding sequence ATGAAGATTTATATGAACGATAAGTTGGTCGATCAAGACGAGGCGAAAGTCTCGGTTTTCGACCATGGGCTACTTTACGGTGACGGTATTTTCGAGGGCATCCGCCTCTATGACGGCTGCGTGTTTAAGCTCGATGAGCATTTGGAGCGCTTGGAGTATTCTGCGAAAGCGATCATGTTGGAGCTGTCTTGGACGCGCCAAGAGATTTCGGATGCGGTATGCGAAACCTGCCGTGCGAATGGCTTGAAAAACGGCTATATCCGTTTGGTCGTAACGCGTGGTGTCGGTAGCCTAGGACTGTCGATCAAAAACTGCGATAAGCCACAGCTGATTATCATCGCTGATACGATTCAACTCTATCCGCAGGAATTTTACGACAATGGCTTGAAGATCATCACTGTGCCGACGCGTCGTTGTAACCCATCGGCACTGCCGCCAGCGGTTAAGTCGCTCAACTACTTGAATAACATTCTCGCTAAGATCGAAGCGCAGCACCTCGGCTATCATGAAGCGATTATGCTGAATGATCAGGGCTACATTGCAGAGTGCACAGGTGATAATGTCTTTATCGTCCACAAGGGTGAGTTGATTACGCCAGCAGCGAGTTCTGGTGCCTTGAAGGGGATTACTCGTGATACTGCATTGGCGATTGCTGATGAGTTGGGTATTCCTTGGCGTGAGGCGAACATGACGCGTTATGATGTCTGGGTGGCTGACGAGGTTTTCTTGACTGGAACTGCCGCTGAGATCGTGCCGATTGTTGAAATTGATGCGCGTGTGATTGGTGATGGCAAGCCCGGCCCGATTACTGCGAAATTCCTCGAGAGTTTCCATCGTCGCGTGTCGATCGAGGGCACCATGCTTTAA
- the acs gene encoding acetate--CoA ligase — MSTDSSSMESVSHENRKFSPPAAFAENAHISSMEEYAFLYEKSIEDPEAFWAEAAEDLHWFKKWDSVLDASGAPFYKWFSGARTNVCYNCVDRHLDGPNRNKAAIIWEGEPGETRVLTYQDVHREVCKFANGLKQIGIKKGDRVAIYLPMVPELALALLACARIGAVHTVIFAGFSAESIRDRVNDCGAKCVITADGGWRRGRVLPLKSIVDEALEGAETVTDVVIVKRAHGEPFPCHVKEGRDHWYHRLVQEQPIDCPCEEMEAEDMLFLLYTSGTTGKPKGIIHTTAGYMVYTQQTTKYIFDMKPEDVYWCTADVGWVTGHSYIVYGPMQCAATQIVYEGAPDTPNEGRFWDIIEKYRATIFYTAPTAIRAFMKWGDQWPEKYNLSSLRLLGTVGEPINPEAWMWYHKVIGGEKCPIVDTWWQTETGGHMLTPMPGATPTKPGCATVPFFGVEPAILTDDGKEVAAGILAIKQPWPGMLRGIYGDEQRFKDTYWCKWGGQYYFPGDGARRDEDGYIWILGRVDDVVNVSGHRIGTAELESVFVEHQDVAESAVVGVSHEIKGQGLIAFVTVIKGRSHDDQLSKELVAMIDKRIGKFARPERILFSSDLPKTRSGKIMRRLLRDIAEGKELGNTTTLADPSVVEELRRQYEES; from the coding sequence ATGTCGACTGACTCTTCCTCGATGGAATCCGTCTCGCACGAGAACCGGAAATTCTCACCTCCAGCCGCTTTTGCTGAAAATGCACACATTAGTAGTATGGAAGAGTATGCTTTTCTCTACGAGAAAAGCATTGAAGATCCCGAGGCCTTCTGGGCTGAGGCAGCGGAGGATTTGCATTGGTTTAAAAAATGGGACTCCGTGCTCGATGCTTCGGGGGCTCCCTTTTATAAGTGGTTTTCCGGTGCCCGCACAAATGTGTGTTATAACTGTGTCGATCGCCATCTGGACGGGCCGAATCGTAACAAGGCTGCGATTATCTGGGAAGGTGAACCTGGTGAGACTCGGGTGCTGACGTATCAGGATGTGCATCGTGAGGTGTGTAAGTTTGCGAATGGCCTCAAGCAGATTGGAATTAAGAAAGGCGATCGAGTTGCAATCTATTTGCCGATGGTTCCAGAGCTCGCGCTGGCTTTGCTCGCTTGTGCGCGAATTGGTGCGGTTCATACGGTGATTTTTGCCGGATTTTCGGCAGAGTCGATTCGCGACCGGGTCAATGACTGTGGTGCGAAGTGTGTCATTACTGCGGACGGCGGTTGGCGTCGTGGTCGCGTCTTGCCGCTCAAGAGTATTGTCGATGAGGCGCTTGAAGGTGCTGAGACTGTAACGGACGTAGTGATCGTTAAGCGGGCGCATGGCGAGCCGTTCCCTTGTCATGTGAAGGAAGGTCGCGACCATTGGTATCATCGTCTGGTTCAAGAGCAACCAATCGACTGCCCCTGCGAGGAAATGGAAGCTGAGGATATGCTCTTCCTTCTATATACTAGTGGCACGACTGGGAAGCCTAAGGGCATTATTCACACGACTGCCGGATATATGGTCTACACGCAGCAGACAACGAAGTATATTTTCGATATGAAGCCGGAGGACGTCTATTGGTGCACCGCAGACGTGGGTTGGGTTACGGGGCATAGTTACATTGTCTATGGGCCGATGCAGTGTGCTGCCACTCAGATTGTTTATGAGGGTGCTCCTGATACGCCTAATGAGGGCCGCTTCTGGGATATCATTGAAAAATATCGTGCTACGATTTTCTATACTGCACCGACTGCAATTCGCGCGTTTATGAAGTGGGGCGATCAATGGCCTGAGAAATACAACCTGTCCAGTTTGCGCTTACTTGGCACGGTTGGTGAGCCGATTAATCCCGAAGCGTGGATGTGGTATCATAAGGTGATTGGTGGCGAAAAGTGTCCGATTGTGGACACTTGGTGGCAGACTGAAACGGGAGGGCACATGCTTACGCCGATGCCGGGGGCGACTCCGACGAAGCCAGGGTGTGCGACGGTTCCCTTTTTTGGTGTCGAGCCAGCTATTCTGACTGACGATGGCAAGGAAGTGGCGGCCGGCATTCTTGCGATCAAGCAACCATGGCCAGGTATGTTGCGCGGTATTTATGGAGATGAGCAGCGCTTTAAGGACACGTATTGGTGTAAGTGGGGCGGTCAGTATTATTTCCCTGGTGACGGAGCTCGGCGTGATGAAGATGGCTACATTTGGATTTTGGGTCGTGTCGATGATGTCGTGAATGTGTCTGGTCACCGGATTGGCACTGCCGAGTTGGAGAGTGTTTTTGTTGAGCACCAGGATGTTGCAGAATCTGCGGTGGTCGGCGTGTCGCATGAGATAAAAGGACAGGGGCTGATTGCCTTTGTCACGGTCATTAAGGGGCGTTCGCATGACGATCAGTTGAGCAAGGAGCTTGTTGCGATGATCGACAAGAGGATTGGCAAGTTTGCGCGACCCGAGCGGATCCTGTTTTCCAGTGACCTGCCAAAGACACGTTCCGGTAAGATTATGCGTCGCTTGTTGCGTGACATTGCTGAAGGCAAAGAGCTTGGGAATACCACAACTTTGGCGGATCCGAGCGTGGTCGAGGAACTTCGTCGGCAATACGAAGAGTCCTAG
- the hisF gene encoding imidazole glycerol phosphate synthase subunit HisF: protein MLSVRIIPCLDVHEGRVVKGVNFVNLIDAGDPVEQAKAYELQGADELVFLDITASSDERNTMIDVVKRTADQCFMPLTVGGGLRNVENIRDMLNAGADKVSLNTAAILNPDLILEASSKFGNQCIVVAIDAKRVEGEANRWEVYTHGGRNNTGLDAVEWAKKVVSLGAGEILLTSMDSDGTKAGFDNGLNKAVSDAVEVPVIASGGAGTLDHMADAITEGNTSAVLAASIFHFGTFTIREAKEHLQSRGLPVRL from the coding sequence ATGCTCTCAGTCCGTATTATTCCCTGCCTAGATGTTCATGAAGGTCGCGTCGTCAAAGGCGTGAACTTTGTCAATTTGATCGATGCTGGCGATCCCGTCGAACAAGCCAAAGCCTACGAACTACAAGGCGCCGACGAACTCGTGTTCCTCGACATCACTGCATCCAGCGATGAGCGCAATACCATGATCGACGTGGTCAAACGCACCGCCGACCAATGCTTCATGCCACTCACCGTCGGTGGCGGGCTACGCAATGTAGAAAACATTCGCGACATGCTCAATGCTGGAGCTGATAAGGTCAGCCTCAACACTGCAGCCATCCTCAATCCAGATCTCATCCTCGAAGCATCCTCGAAGTTCGGCAATCAGTGTATCGTCGTCGCAATCGATGCCAAGCGCGTCGAAGGCGAAGCGAATCGTTGGGAAGTCTACACCCATGGCGGCCGCAACAACACCGGCCTCGATGCAGTCGAATGGGCAAAGAAAGTCGTATCACTGGGCGCAGGTGAAATTCTACTCACCAGCATGGACTCTGACGGCACGAAGGCAGGCTTCGACAACGGATTAAACAAGGCGGTCAGTGACGCGGTCGAAGTGCCTGTGATCGCTTCCGGCGGAGCAGGCACACTCGACCACATGGCCGACGCGATTACCGAAGGAAACACTAGCGCCGTGCTTGCCGCATCTATTTTCCACTTTGGCACCTTCACGATTCGTGAAGCTAAAGAGCATCTACAAAGTCGCGGCCTCCCCGTGCGCCTGTAA
- a CDS encoding phosphoenolpyruvate carboxylase translates to MTASTKKKFLQLVEQGLAQVDEEHTYLAQAFVDVLTSMGEDRAAQLIKGRLKSASPDLLDDSCVQAISFYFQLLNLAEENVANSIRRTREAQLGMSAEPGHWGHYLSRLKEARIAPDVVRGQLNDLWVEAVFTKHPTEAKRWSVLGIHREIVRLLRQRESDRTPREAEQSAEQIRAIIERLWLTGEIYMHKPQIKDELDNLLYYLREVFPQVFGLLDENLEHAWTETWPQEAPLDYTELPHLQFGSWVGGDRDGHPLVTSTVTEETLETMRATAVQIVRARLDDLAQQLTLTEARSTCPTAVLKQIKRWGGDHNTQEPWRIFVMQLAQQIDTFSEAELRGHLENLIGWLEETGAHRCVHSYVRPILRLLDSIGLHLARIDIRQNSEFYEKALGQMMVAAGVKNGQQFAKWPEAQKLEFLNQELQTPRPLTHASMPLPKEATEARETLAVVARHIKVHGTNGVGALIVSMTRNLCDLLTVYVLAKEVGLTYQEDGQLRCMLPVVPLFETYEDLEAAPGISDAFLSHPCTRQSLRIGTSEATPRFIIMLGYSDSNKDTGILASQWILKSAQSKLVEVGVDHGVKITFFHGRGGTVGRGAGPTHRFLEALPEGSLNGGLRVTEQGEVIAQKYNTKATATANLEWLLAGSLGAQLLAPKIAANELVDHAMERLAKLSRAAYRELLDADGFMQFYREATPIDAIEQSRIGSRPSRRTGKASLELSDLRAIPWVFSWNQSRFYVPGWYGVGSALDALEAENPEAYVAIQNNLQNTPFLRYVFYNVESSISSSDEKWMRSYASLVQDTKIRKRLLKQILDERKRTIEQLGKLFKRSLPERRPRFYKTLDERNVPLAALHKKQIELLQLLRSGTTNDAAATDHLLRVVNAIAAGLRTTG, encoded by the coding sequence ATGACCGCATCTACCAAAAAAAAATTCTTACAACTCGTTGAACAAGGCCTAGCACAGGTCGATGAAGAGCACACATACCTCGCCCAAGCATTCGTCGACGTGCTCACTTCGATGGGCGAAGATCGTGCGGCGCAATTAATCAAAGGTCGCCTCAAGTCCGCCTCTCCTGACTTGCTAGACGACAGTTGCGTGCAGGCAATCTCGTTCTACTTTCAATTGCTTAACTTGGCAGAAGAAAATGTGGCCAACAGCATACGTCGCACCCGTGAGGCACAACTCGGCATGTCCGCCGAACCAGGGCACTGGGGACACTATCTCAGCCGCTTAAAAGAAGCACGCATCGCACCCGATGTCGTTCGCGGCCAACTCAATGACCTTTGGGTCGAAGCCGTCTTCACCAAACACCCGACCGAGGCAAAGCGTTGGTCGGTGCTCGGCATTCACCGCGAAATCGTCCGCCTACTGCGCCAGCGCGAAAGCGACCGCACTCCACGCGAAGCAGAGCAAAGCGCAGAACAGATACGAGCCATCATCGAGCGCCTCTGGCTCACCGGCGAGATCTACATGCACAAGCCACAGATCAAGGATGAGCTAGACAACCTACTCTACTACCTGCGCGAAGTTTTCCCACAGGTCTTTGGTTTACTCGACGAAAACCTTGAGCACGCGTGGACAGAGACCTGGCCGCAAGAAGCCCCACTCGACTACACCGAATTGCCACACCTACAATTCGGCTCATGGGTCGGCGGCGACCGCGATGGCCACCCGCTCGTCACTTCAACAGTGACAGAAGAAACTTTAGAGACAATGCGCGCCACCGCAGTGCAGATCGTGCGTGCTCGCCTCGACGACCTAGCGCAGCAACTCACACTCACCGAAGCACGCAGCACATGCCCGACTGCGGTATTAAAACAAATCAAACGCTGGGGCGGCGATCACAATACCCAAGAACCATGGCGCATCTTCGTCATGCAACTCGCACAGCAAATCGACACATTCTCAGAGGCCGAATTACGCGGACATCTGGAAAACTTGATCGGTTGGCTCGAAGAGACCGGCGCCCACCGCTGCGTCCACAGTTACGTGCGCCCCATCCTTCGCTTGCTCGACAGTATCGGACTCCACCTAGCCCGCATCGATATTCGTCAGAATAGTGAATTCTACGAAAAAGCGCTCGGTCAAATGATGGTCGCCGCTGGCGTCAAAAATGGCCAACAATTCGCAAAATGGCCCGAGGCGCAAAAACTCGAATTCCTCAATCAAGAACTTCAAACCCCGCGCCCACTCACGCATGCCTCCATGCCATTGCCCAAAGAGGCAACTGAAGCCCGCGAAACACTCGCAGTTGTCGCGCGTCACATTAAGGTGCATGGCACCAATGGTGTAGGCGCACTGATCGTCAGCATGACCAGAAACCTCTGCGACTTGCTCACCGTCTACGTGCTCGCGAAAGAAGTCGGCCTCACCTACCAAGAAGACGGCCAACTACGCTGCATGCTCCCAGTTGTGCCACTCTTCGAAACATACGAGGATCTTGAAGCCGCACCAGGTATCTCCGATGCATTCCTATCGCACCCGTGCACACGTCAAAGCCTGCGTATCGGCACGTCCGAAGCCACTCCGCGCTTCATTATCATGCTCGGCTATAGCGATAGTAACAAAGACACTGGCATCCTCGCCAGCCAATGGATCCTCAAGAGCGCTCAGAGCAAGCTAGTCGAAGTCGGCGTCGACCATGGCGTCAAAATCACATTTTTCCACGGCCGTGGTGGCACCGTCGGTCGCGGCGCTGGCCCTACGCACCGCTTCCTTGAAGCACTGCCAGAAGGCTCACTCAACGGTGGCCTGCGTGTGACTGAACAAGGCGAAGTCATCGCCCAGAAATACAACACCAAGGCCACTGCCACCGCAAATTTGGAATGGCTCCTCGCAGGCAGCTTAGGTGCTCAATTACTCGCCCCTAAAATTGCTGCCAACGAACTGGTCGACCATGCAATGGAACGCCTCGCGAAGCTATCGCGTGCCGCCTATCGTGAACTGCTCGACGCAGACGGCTTCATGCAATTCTACCGTGAGGCCACACCAATTGATGCCATCGAGCAAAGTCGTATCGGCTCACGTCCGTCACGCCGCACCGGCAAGGCGAGTCTAGAACTCTCCGATTTGCGCGCCATTCCGTGGGTCTTCAGCTGGAACCAATCACGCTTCTACGTGCCAGGTTGGTATGGTGTCGGCAGCGCCCTCGATGCACTCGAAGCCGAAAATCCAGAAGCCTACGTCGCGATCCAGAACAACTTACAAAACACTCCATTCCTACGCTATGTATTTTACAACGTAGAGAGCAGCATCAGCAGTTCAGACGAGAAATGGATGCGCTCCTACGCCAGCCTGGTGCAAGACACCAAAATCCGTAAACGTCTGCTCAAGCAGATCCTCGACGAGCGTAAGCGCACCATCGAGCAGCTAGGTAAACTCTTCAAGCGCTCATTGCCAGAGCGTCGTCCACGCTTCTATAAAACACTCGATGAGCGTAACGTGCCACTCGCAGCTCTGCATAAGAAGCAAATCGAGCTGCTTCAGTTATTACGCAGCGGCACAACCAACGATGCCGCAGCGACTGACCACCTACTACGCGTTGTCAATGCCATCGCCGCAGGCTTACGCACGACTGGTTAA
- a CDS encoding amidohydrolase family protein, which produces MIDSHTHCYPPELEVDPRGWAEARGEPHWADLVAPLDRPSIQGWASPEQTLQAMDAAGVSQSVLLGWYWENEHNCRWQNEVIAQWIATAPERFIGFAAIHPGSSAKSVIAQCEFARSLGLRGVGEVHPGIQNFNSSSEGWQALADWCVAHNWPINCHATEAVGHDHPGSVPTPLNDFLRMAEAHPELKLILAHWGGGLAFFELNPRLRKVLKNVTYDTSATPLLYESSIFRRMIEIIGSEKILFGSDFPLRVYPRTQKTPDIASFLNAIRNEAELSDDELQAITHKNMRRLLGEM; this is translated from the coding sequence ATGATCGACAGCCACACCCATTGCTACCCACCCGAACTCGAGGTGGATCCGCGTGGGTGGGCTGAGGCACGTGGCGAACCACACTGGGCGGATCTCGTGGCTCCACTGGATCGCCCCTCGATCCAAGGCTGGGCCAGCCCCGAGCAAACACTTCAGGCGATGGACGCCGCAGGTGTGTCACAGTCGGTGTTACTCGGCTGGTATTGGGAAAACGAACACAATTGCCGTTGGCAGAACGAAGTCATCGCACAGTGGATCGCAACCGCCCCCGAACGCTTTATAGGCTTTGCTGCGATCCACCCAGGCAGTTCAGCGAAGAGTGTGATCGCTCAATGCGAATTCGCTCGGAGCCTTGGGCTACGTGGTGTTGGCGAAGTCCACCCAGGCATTCAGAACTTCAATTCCTCCAGCGAAGGTTGGCAGGCTCTAGCCGATTGGTGCGTCGCGCACAACTGGCCCATCAACTGCCACGCCACTGAAGCCGTCGGACACGACCACCCCGGCAGTGTGCCGACACCGCTGAACGATTTCCTACGCATGGCCGAAGCACACCCCGAGCTGAAGCTCATCCTTGCACACTGGGGCGGCGGACTCGCTTTCTTCGAGCTCAATCCCCGCCTGCGTAAAGTGCTGAAAAATGTCACCTACGATACGTCAGCCACGCCTCTCCTCTACGAGTCATCCATCTTCCGCCGCATGATCGAGATCATCGGGTCTGAAAAGATTCTATTCGGCTCCGACTTCCCGCTGCGTGTCTATCCGCGCACACAAAAGACGCCCGACATCGCGAGCTTTCTCAATGCGATTCGAAACGAAGCCGAATTAAGCGACGACGAACTCCAAGCGATCACGCACAAAAACATGCGTCGCTTACTCGGAGAAATGTAG
- a CDS encoding UDP-glucuronic acid decarboxylase family protein codes for MRILITGGAGFLGSHLCDRLLGEGHEVICMDNFFTGRKRNVLHLMQNPLFELMRHDVTDPFKVEVDQIYNLACPASPVHYQHNPIKTIKTSVMGAINCLGSAKRVGARVFQASTSEVYGDPDPSVHPQPESYWGNVNPIGIRSCYDEGKRAAETLFMDYHRQNGVDVRIVRIFNTYGPRMCPDDGRVVSNFIVQALQGKDITVYGEGQQTRSFCYCDDLIEGFVGLMNQEEVIGPMNIGNPGEFTILELAEKVIAQTGSKSKIIHEALPQDDPKQRQPDITQAKKVLGWEPKVSLDEGLKPTIAYFDKVLSEG; via the coding sequence ATGCGTATTTTAATTACTGGAGGAGCTGGTTTCTTGGGCAGTCATTTGTGTGACCGTTTGTTGGGCGAAGGTCATGAGGTCATCTGTATGGATAACTTCTTCACAGGCCGTAAGCGCAACGTGCTTCACTTAATGCAGAATCCACTGTTTGAGCTGATGCGGCACGATGTGACCGATCCGTTTAAAGTAGAAGTGGATCAAATCTATAATCTGGCCTGTCCAGCATCGCCTGTGCATTATCAGCACAACCCGATCAAAACGATTAAGACATCTGTGATGGGGGCGATCAATTGTTTGGGTTCGGCCAAGCGTGTCGGGGCGCGTGTCTTTCAAGCATCGACTTCGGAGGTGTATGGCGATCCGGATCCATCGGTGCATCCACAGCCCGAGTCGTATTGGGGGAATGTGAATCCGATTGGTATTCGATCGTGTTACGATGAAGGCAAGCGTGCGGCTGAGACTTTGTTTATGGATTACCACCGTCAGAACGGTGTCGATGTCCGTATCGTCCGTATTTTTAATACCTATGGACCACGCATGTGCCCAGATGATGGCCGCGTGGTTTCAAACTTTATTGTGCAGGCGCTGCAAGGGAAAGACATCACCGTTTATGGCGAAGGACAGCAGACACGTTCGTTCTGTTATTGTGATGATTTGATTGAGGGGTTCGTGGGGTTAATGAATCAGGAGGAAGTGATTGGTCCGATGAATATCGGTAATCCCGGTGAGTTTACGATTCTGGAACTCGCAGAAAAGGTGATCGCTCAGACTGGAAGCAAGTCGAAGATCATACACGAAGCGTTGCCTCAGGATGATCCGAAGCAGCGGCAGCCTGATATCACTCAGGCAAAGAAGGTGCTTGGCTGGGAGCCGAAAGTCTCGCTCGACGAAGGTTTGAAGCCGACGATTGCTTACTTTGACAAGGTGTTGTCGGAGGGGTAG